AGTGTGGATCATAATTCATAGGTTTAGAGATGAAGAACTGCGAGCTCTGCAAGGTTCCGGCTCGGACCTTCTGCGAGTCTGACCAGGCCAGCTTATGCTGGGACTGCGACGCCAAGGTCCACGGTGCCAACTTCCTCGTCGCCAGACACACGCGCACGCTCCTCTGCCACACCTGCCAGTCACCCACGCCCTGGAAGGCCTCCGGCGCCGCCCTCGGCAACACCGTCTCCCTCTGCGAGAGGTGCGCCGGGGGAACCGCCGAACAAGGTCAGGAGAGCCAAGGAGGCAATGACGACGACTTAGACACAGACGAAGATGACTACGACGACGATGATGAGACCGACGACGAGGTCGCCGCCGACGAAGACGGAGACAACCAGGTTGTCCCTTGGTCCTCCGCGCCTCCGCCACCTGCTCCGAGCTCTTCCAGCAGCGAAGAGTCGGTTAGCCGGTGCAACAACGCCTACGAGGATGTTTCGACCACATTGAAACGACGTCGTGAGGACAATGATTCCGAGGTTTGCATTAAACTATTGCCTCAATTTGTGCGTTAAGATCCATTAATCTaaatatacggattttataatCTAACATGTAAATTGTAAGTCACATAATCCGagccaaattatttatttatttgctaaTTTCTCCTGCTTAGGCGTCTTTTAGGGATGACCACTAAAAggaatttttttctatatatgataatttattgatttttttcagTGTTCGAATTCGAACAATTGGGGTTGTAAACTGAGCGAAGTGGAGAGAGGAGGTTGGTTGCTTCGGTTGCG
This DNA window, taken from Vigna radiata var. radiata cultivar VC1973A chromosome 5, Vradiata_ver6, whole genome shotgun sequence, encodes the following:
- the LOC106761859 gene encoding uncharacterized protein LOC106761859, coding for MKNCELCKVPARTFCESDQASLCWDCDAKVHGANFLVARHTRTLLCHTCQSPTPWKASGAALGNTVSLCERCAGGTAEQGQESQGGNDDDLDTDEDDYDDDDETDDEVAADEDGDNQVVPWSSAPPPPAPSSSSSEESVSRCNNAYEDVSTTLKRRREDNDSECSNSNNWGCKLSEVERGGWLLRLRRTTAEDDGLAVERRSGRMVAPYGCGDDDRVFENV